The Deltaproteobacteria bacterium genome includes the window TTCTTGGCCCGGGAGCGTGCCAGGCTCAACGCGGCCTGGGCGCTCTCCTTCATCACCTCCCCAAGCTGGCCGGTCAAGGTCAGGTTTCCCTTGCCCGGCATGGTCGTAACCTCGATGTAAAGCAGCTCTCCACCGGCCTGAGTCCAGGCCATTCCGGTGGCCACGCCGATCTCCCCTTTTTCCTGGCCCGGCTCGGGCAGGAATTCAGGCACCCCCAGGTATTGATGCAGGTTGCCGCTGCTGATCTTGAAAGGCCCTTTCTCGCCTTCAGCGATGCGGCGAGCGACTTTGCGGCAGATGGCCCCCAGCTTCCGTTCCAGGTTGCGCAGCCCGGCTTCCTCGGTATACTGAGCGATAATCTTCAGGACGGCGCCGTCTGAAATGATGAGGTGGCTTCTGTTCAAACCGTTTGCCTGTATCTGCCGAGGCAGGAGGTGGTTCCGGGCGATGGCCAGCTTTTCATCCTCGGTATACCCGGCCAGATGGATGGTCTCCATGCGATCTTCAAGCGCTGGAGGAATCGGGTCAATCACGTTGGCCGTGGTGATGAACATGACCCTGGAGAGGTCGAAAGAAATATTGAGATAATGATCTGAAAAGGAGTGGTTCTGTTCAGGGTCCAGGACCTCCAGGAGGGCAGCCGCCGGATCGCCGCGGAAGTCACTCCCGATCTTGTCCACCTCATCCAGCATGAAGACAGGGTTGTTGGTGCCCGCGTTTTTCAAACCCTGGATGATTCGTCCGGGCATGGCCCCGATGTAAGTGCGGCGATGACCGCGAATCTCGGCCTCATCCCGCATCCCGCCCAGAGAGATGCGGGTGAATTTGCGGCCCAGGGCCCGGGCAATGGACTGGCCCAGGGAGGTCTTCCCCACCCCCGGAGGCCCGATAAAGCAGAGGATCGGCCCCTTCATCTTCTTATTGAGCTTGCGAACCGCCAGAAATTCCAGGATGCGCTCCTTGACTTTCTCCAGGCCATAGTGATCTTCATCAAGGACCTGTTTGGCCTTCCTGATGTCCAGCTTGTCCCGCGTGCCTTTGGACCATGGCACCTCAACCAGCCAGTCCAGATAGGTCCGCACCATAGAGGCTTCCGCCGCGTCACGGTGCATCTGCTCCAGCCGGTTCACCTGTTTGAGCGCCTCCTTGCTGGCTTCCTCAGGCATCCTGGCCCTGGCTATTTTCTCCCGAAAGTCGCCGGTCTCTTCAGTCCGGTCTTCCGAGTCTCCCAGTTCGTGCTTAATGGCCCGCATCTGCTCCCGGAGGTAGTACTCCCGCTGCGAGCGGCTCATTTCCTCCTGGGCCTCGGACTGAATCTTGGCCTGCATGGTGGAGACCTTGAGTTCCTTGCTCAGGTATTCGTTAATCCGGTTCAGTCGTTCAATCGGGTCGAGAATCTCGAGAATCTCCTGCGCCGCCTCGACCTTGAGCCTGAGATTGGAGGCGATCAGGTCTGCCAGTCGGCCCGGGGACTCGACGTCATCGAGAATCGCCTCGACCTCGGGCGACAGGAGGCCTTTGAGGGAGAGGATTTGCTCGCTTTGCTCCCGAACATTGCGCATCAAGGCTTCGACCTCGAGGGTCATCCTGGGGTCTTCCACGTCCGGGAAGCGCTGGATGCGAACCAGGGAGACAGGTTCATGTTGAATATATTCCGTAATCCGGGCCCTGGCCAGGCCCTGGATGAGGACTTTCAGGCGACTGTCTGGCAGCTTGAGCACCCGCATGACTATGGCCACGGTCCCGACGTCATAGATGTCCTCCGGCGCAGGGTCCTCGAGGGTCTGGTCTTTCTGGGTGGCCAGCATGAGGAGGCGGTCTCTGGACATGGCCTCTTCGACAGCCTTGATGGAGGCTTCCCTTCCCACAAAGAGAGGCAGGATCATTTGAGAAAAAATGACTACATCCCTGGCAGCCAGCAGAGGGAGTTCGTCCGGGATTTTCATCTCCTCGATGCCGTCAATGTGGCTATTTACTTCGAATGTTTCTTGGGTCATGAGTTTAAATGCTCGTTTTTTATTTAAGGCAAGAAGCAAAAAGAGTCAAGCCTCCTACTTAACCCGACTTCTCTTTATCCTTGCTATATCAGGATATTCATGATACAACAATCTAAAATTATATTCAATTTCCCGAGGGCCTTTTCATGACGCATCAGGACGATCCAGAAGGCCAAAGACCGGCAAGCCGTCTATTTTCTGGAATCGGTCTCAACCTTTTTTTGATTGTCCTTCTGTCAGCGGTGACCCTATCTTTTATTGCCTTAGGGCTGCTGCGGTCAAAGCCGAGCCCGGACCTTCCTCAGGCGCCGGTTCAGAATAAGGTTTCCAAGCCGGTCATCCTGCTGCCCGGTCAGTTTGAGGTCAAGACGGCCAAGGCCGAACCTGTCTTCACGACCACTTCTCAGCCGGTTCAACACCCTGCCTCAGCAGAATCGGTGGAAGCAGAGGCTCAAAGGGCGGCCCTGCCTTCTGCTTCGGCTCCAGGTCAAATGACCACTTCCACCACTTCCACCACTACCACCACCGAGCCTACCATTATCCTGGCGCCCGGTGAAGCGGTCAAGGTTGCTGCTAAAAAGTTCGAGCTTCCTCCACCAAAGTGGCAGACGCTGGATAAAAACTGGGACAAGGTGAAACCCGTCAAGCCGCCTCAACTGGACAAATCAAATCTGGCAGGCGCTGGATGGAAGCAGCTTGAGCTGGGACAGGCGGAAAAGGTGCAGATTGGTCCCGCGGGTAAAACGCCTTCCGTGGCTACCGTGCGAACCAGGACTCTCAAGAAGCCTCAGCCGCCCAAGAAAACTCCGGCCAAAACATCGCCTCAAAAGAAACCCAGCCCGCCAAAAATCAGCAAACCCAAGCCCGTCAAGGTTGCATCCAAGGTTAAAAAGAGGACCGGTCTGAATCTGGCGATCATCAACGAGAGCGGTAAAAGTGGCATGGGCCAGGTCTTTCGGGACGTCCTCGAAGCCATGGGCTACCCGGTGACGTTGGTCAAGGATAAACCCCAAAAGGCCGGTGTCACGATCATCTATTACAAGCCCACCGCAGAAGCCCGGGCGCGCCGTCTGGGCGACCGCATCCCGGAACTTAAAAAACTGGCCCCCATAACCTGGTCCTCCCAGTTCGATATCGTGGTCATAATCAGGTGAGATTTAAAATCCTTCCCCCCTATTTCTCATCGGCACGTCTTCACCTTGAGCGTCTTTCCATCGGTAACAAAGATCACCGCGCCCTGCCGGTCAGTGCGAAAGACCCTGGCCCCGACCTCTCTGACGCGGGCTAGGGCTTCAGACGCAGGCTGGCTGAAGTGGAGGGATTTCAGGTCAACCTTCAGCCGATTGTTGTTATTTTGATTTTCTTAAGAAAATTTTGTGGGCCTTAAAGACAGATAACTCACAATATTTTATTATGAAATAGTAAATTTTTCTTTACTGATTTCAATTGGAAGACCTACACGCATAAAAAAACGTGCAAAGGCCTGTGATAAATGTTCTCTATAAGGTGGAAGCAAACGAAACCTATATTCATCTCGCTGTTTGAGCAAAGATTCAAGGAAAATGCGAGGGATAGTAAAAATGTCATGGAAATCAACTACGCGAATATCAAGTTTATAATCTTTATTCTCAAAACTGTTCAGCATGGCTAGATTCCATATAAAACCATCGCAAATGTCACTACAGTGACTTCGCCATGCTTTTGGGGAAGGATTGTTATTCCTGTTTTTCATTTCAGTTTCCCATGCCGATTTATATTCTTTTAACGAAAAATGAGGGCAAAGAATTACATTAGCAACTTTGGAATGTTCTAAATCACATGCCTGAGTCAGAACCACAACATCGGCACTTATGACATCCGATGCTGAATCAAGAACTTCTGTATACTCTTTACCCTGTAAATCAATAGTATCAGACTGCCAACCAATCACGGGACAACTAAATATTAAATCTCCCTGGGTAATAGGGACATCTGCATTAACTAATTCATACCATCCTTCAGTCATTATTTATTTCAAGGCTACGTCTATCGATAGT containing:
- a CDS encoding LytR C-terminal domain-containing protein; amino-acid sequence: MTHQDDPEGQRPASRLFSGIGLNLFLIVLLSAVTLSFIALGLLRSKPSPDLPQAPVQNKVSKPVILLPGQFEVKTAKAEPVFTTTSQPVQHPASAESVEAEAQRAALPSASAPGQMTTSTTSTTTTTEPTIILAPGEAVKVAAKKFELPPPKWQTLDKNWDKVKPVKPPQLDKSNLAGAGWKQLELGQAEKVQIGPAGKTPSVATVRTRTLKKPQPPKKTPAKTSPQKKPSPPKISKPKPVKVASKVKKRTGLNLAIINESGKSGMGQVFRDVLEAMGYPVTLVKDKPQKAGVTIIYYKPTAEARARRLGDRIPELKKLAPITWSSQFDIVVIIR
- the lon gene encoding endopeptidase La, translated to MTQETFEVNSHIDGIEEMKIPDELPLLAARDVVIFSQMILPLFVGREASIKAVEEAMSRDRLLMLATQKDQTLEDPAPEDIYDVGTVAIVMRVLKLPDSRLKVLIQGLARARITEYIQHEPVSLVRIQRFPDVEDPRMTLEVEALMRNVREQSEQILSLKGLLSPEVEAILDDVESPGRLADLIASNLRLKVEAAQEILEILDPIERLNRINEYLSKELKVSTMQAKIQSEAQEEMSRSQREYYLREQMRAIKHELGDSEDRTEETGDFREKIARARMPEEASKEALKQVNRLEQMHRDAAEASMVRTYLDWLVEVPWSKGTRDKLDIRKAKQVLDEDHYGLEKVKERILEFLAVRKLNKKMKGPILCFIGPPGVGKTSLGQSIARALGRKFTRISLGGMRDEAEIRGHRRTYIGAMPGRIIQGLKNAGTNNPVFMLDEVDKIGSDFRGDPAAALLEVLDPEQNHSFSDHYLNISFDLSRVMFITTANVIDPIPPALEDRMETIHLAGYTEDEKLAIARNHLLPRQIQANGLNRSHLIISDGAVLKIIAQYTEEAGLRNLERKLGAICRKVARRIAEGEKGPFKISSGNLHQYLGVPEFLPEPGQEKGEIGVATGMAWTQAGGELLYIEVTTMPGKGNLTLTGQLGEVMKESAQAALSLARSRAKKLGLDPDFYENLDIHIHVPAGAIPKDGPSAGVTMTAALISALTKRPVPRDIAITGEITLRGKILPIGGLKEILPIGGLKEKSLAALRAENIHEVIIPEQNRKDLAELPLKIKRKLKFHLVRDLDQFLDMIFPPQAQKKPGPTASKGKTQKPAATA